The genomic stretch CGGCGGCGACCACCACCTGATGCTTGCCGTCGACGGCGGCGACGCCGTTGTACCCCTGGATCACCCCGTGGCCCGTCTTCATCTTGGCGCTGTCGTTGTCCGTGAGGTTGCTCTTGACCGGCTTGCCGCTGCGCCCCAAACGCTCCTCGTTGTTGGCCAAGAATTTTTCGATTTTGTCGCTAGCGGCCAGCAGCTTTTCGACCTGCTTCTGCTCACGACGCCGGATCGACTCCTCGGCGTTCCCCTTCTTATCCTCATCCCGATGCTTCTTCAGCAGGTAGCGCACCGCGTTGTCGACCTTCTGCGCCTTTTTTCGCAGCTCTTCCCGCGTGCCGCTCCACTCCTTGGAGGCGTTCGAAGGCATTTTGCAGCCGTCGACCGCGAACATCTCCCGGCCGATCAGCCCCAGATCGTCGCAGACCAGGATGACTTGCTGGAACAGTTTGGCGATCTGCTCGGGACAGCCGGAGATGAAGTTGGCGATGCTGGTGAAGTGGGGCCGGCTATCGGCGGAAATCGCCATGAACACAACGTTCTCACGACACAGCGCTTCGATCTTGCGGCTGGAGGTGACGCCGCGAGAGTAGGCCAGAAGGACGATCTTCAGCAGGATGGCCGGATCATAAGCCGGGCGACCGGTATCATCATTTTTGAATTTGGAATCGAAGATACTCAGATCGAGTTTCTCGTCGACGAGGTAGTTGACTGAATGTTCGAAGGTGCCGGGTAGTATCTGGCGATCAAAAGAGACTGGCACCATGACTGTTTGTTGGATGTTGTACTCTTTGAAGCGGGGCATCGTCCCTCCTAACGACTAAAAATTGCCCGCATTCTAGCACATTTCAGCCTTTTTCTACACCTTCAACGGCCTGAGATAAGCGGCGACGACGTTTCGGTTCGGCCTAGTAGAGACCATTTCGAGAACAACCGCGCTACTTTTCGTCCGCCTTTATTGCGTGGTTAGGTTCCGCTGTTACTAAAAAGACTGTTCTGTTCGAGCTTCACCGAAATTTCTATAAGGTGGTCTTTTGAGCAATCTTTCCATCCGGAATTTTCACAAAACATCTGAGCTTCGGATAAATATTCATTTGCCTTTTGGGTATTGCCAGTTTCATTTTCTACTCTTGAAAGCCGTACATAAATTAAGGTTTTGTCTATGTAGTAGGACTTCTCAGTAAACATTGGTGATTCTATTTCTTTTGTTTGATCAACTGCCTCTGAGAATATCAGCAATGCTTCTTTGTAACCCTCTGGATAATCATTGCTGCGCTGTGTTTCAACGAATGCTGCATATCGGCTTATAAGTGCAGCTTCGGTGGCAAATGCATTACCTTTTTCAAGTACATCAACAAGGTGACTATCAAACCAATATGCAGCCCCTCCTAGACAAATGAGTGCCACCAAGAGGTGAGAACAGATAAGCAGCGTGATCTTTTTTGCTTTGGTCATATTTGGAACCTAACAGGGATTAGGCGGTAACCGGTATATCGGATATACCGGTTACCGTCATATCAGCTAAAAATTACAGTAATTTCGGGATGTTGCAAATTAGGGATTTCCCATCACAAGACTAGGCATTCACAAGCTCCTGCCAATGCCAGGCCCGCAAAAGAAAACTTTCATCCCTACGCTGTAAGAAATTGACGCGTTGTTTACAGAATCCGATAATATCGAGGGGAGGATTTTGTAAACATGGTCATGCACAAAAACATTCGGTTAACGCCTCATGATCGGCAGAAGATCTGGCAGCTTTGGCAGACTGGCGAATACAAGGTCAGTCGCCTGGCAGAACTCTACCGGGTTTCGAGG from Desulfuromonas sp. KJ2020 encodes the following:
- a CDS encoding IS1182 family transposase; translated protein: MPRFKEYNIQQTVMVPVSFDRQILPGTFEHSVNYLVDEKLDLSIFDSKFKNDDTGRPAYDPAILLKIVLLAYSRGVTSSRKIEALCRENVVFMAISADSRPHFTSIANFISGCPEQIAKLFQQVILVCDDLGLIGREMFAVDGCKMPSNASKEWSGTREELRKKAQKVDNAVRYLLKKHRDEDKKGNAEESIRRREQKQVEKLLAASDKIEKFLANNEERLGRSGKPVKSNLTDNDSAKMKTGHGVIQGYNGVAAVDGKHQVVVAAEAFGSGDEHGLLEPMLGQVEQNLGESPLEDAKVLADSGYCNRESLDYLEHNRIDGYIADHGFRSRDPRFAEAGRYKPAATPQISPKARFTTEDFQADLEKRTCICPDGKAMWLKCAQAKIAGRLFMQFQAHQANCDSCHLRAQCLRSVRQKGARQANILIERLPKSAAGSLVRMRQKIDSALGRSIYGHRLGIVEPVFANIREMLGLQRFTLRGKTKVNAQWQLMTMLHNLFKIHRYGLAV